The genomic segment GAAGCAGAGGAACTTCGGGATTATTCGTTTTTTGAAATGAAGAACCATCGGAAATGAATGGCGCTTCAGAAAATAATCCGGTATTCACTATAACGCCAGATGCAACTGAACCATTTTTGGGTCCTTTTACCAATTGCGAGTTCGCTTGCAATGAAATAATGAATAATAAGATAATTGTTATGTTAAGAGAAAGAGGTTTCATAGAGAGTTTGTGTTTGTAGTGAATAAAAAAATGTTATGAAATCATCGTATCGGCTATAATAAGTGCATCATCAAGCGCTTTTATGCCCATATCAATTTCGTCTTTGGATACAATGAGCGGCGGAGCAATGACAAAATGTGAAACCCACGCTTGAACAAATACGCCATTCTTCATCATTTCCATCGCAACTTTGTCAACAAGGAGAGGAGTTCCGCTGATTTTATCATTGTACGTGTTGAACGGTTCTTTCGTTTGTTGATTCTTTACAAGTTCGACTGCACAAAACATTCCAATGCCGCGAACTTCACCGATGGATTTGTGTTTTGCTTTTAGTTCGTGCAGTTTTGTTCCGAGATAATTTCCAAATTCAATTGCGCGTTGATTTAAATTCAATCGTTTCATTTCATTGATAGAAGCAATCGCAGGAGCAAGTGTTAGAGGATGCGCTTCATACGTATGTCCATGAGAAAAATAATGGTCATCGAAAAACTCCGCAATCTTTTTGGAAGTCGCGCAAAGTCCGAGCGGCATATATGCGGTTGTAATTCCTTTTGCAGTTGTTAAAATATCGGGCGATACATTCCAATGGTCAATCGCAAACCATGTTCCTGTTCGTCCCCAACCGCTCATCACTTCATCGGCAATGAGCAGAACATTATGTTTGTCGCAAATTTCTCTGAGTCGCGGAAAATACTCTTTCGGTGGAACGAGAACTCCATTCGTGCCGACAACCGGTTCAACAATTACTGCGGCAACATCGCTTTCATTTTGAATCATATGTTCGATGTAATCAGCGCATGCAACATTACATTCCGGATAATGATGATGCATTGGACATTTGTAGCAATTTACTTCCGGCGCAAAAATTACACCTTGCACTTTTCCCGCCGGTTCCATTGCCCAACGCCGCGGGTCGCCCGTTGCCGCAATCGAACCCATCGTTGAGCCGTGATACGAACGATAGCGCGCTATGATTTTTGTTTTGCCCGTGTACATTCGCGCAATTTTGAATGCGGCTTCGTTTGCTTCTGTTCCCGATGTTG from the Ignavibacteria bacterium genome contains:
- a CDS encoding aspartate aminotransferase family protein; this encodes MNEQEPQQLSVSELTAKYTYGTWRFQKNWKPLHVVDAEGVYFIDASGKKYLDFSSQLMCVTLGYKNQAVVKAIQEQAASLPYIAPGFATDVRAELSKQLLTVLPKGLEKFFFTTSGTEANEAAFKIARMYTGKTKIIARYRSYHGSTMGSIAATGDPRRWAMEPAGKVQGVIFAPEVNCYKCPMHHHYPECNVACADYIEHMIQNESDVAAVIVEPVVGTNGVLVPPKEYFPRLREICDKHNVLLIADEVMSGWGRTGTWFAIDHWNVSPDILTTAKGITTAYMPLGLCATSKKIAEFFDDHYFSHGHTYEAHPLTLAPAIASINEMKRLNLNQRAIEFGNYLGTKLHELKAKHKSIGEVRGIGMFCAVELVKNQQTKEPFNTYNDKISGTPLLVDKVAMEMMKNGVFVQAWVSHFVIAPPLIVSKDEIDMGIKALDDALIIADTMIS